The Saccharopolyspora gloriosae genome window below encodes:
- a CDS encoding LuxR family transcriptional regulator, whose protein sequence is MARERVTVFGRDEQWAAIESAVQRPGGTLLMLRGKPGEGKTALLDGLTHGWQRQGLHVLTADAADHNGLGALDALLNGVRAHLERGRDPQLLDAVAAAAKRRRDLELSPQQALLPLVHELARTIGLIAARERTVVIIEDVDRCGPLLAAALLPLVQRIRAVGAAVITSARAQDFPTAVPAQLSNLAETVVTLSPLSESSIAALAARWSSAAGRATLDQTVVTALRTGLGPLYGNPGTLLSTVDDLHARGRLVLIDEHFCLTPVHEPIALPAEHELVHAVRSDGDGTERVASVIAAIDPVGVDDLPMLTAAAAVGLDESGQVLDRLVETGVLAVDERERLRFTVPALAVTLRRRAGAKRLRALQTALARRMLAQLERDVPVDRTKLADHIVQAGPGLDGQLAAGVLIEEADRAAAHAPARAARWYQAALRHLPAEDQRWPRLLRALLRLRMSLGQYRELTEDVSLVAPAVLAAPSCGDQDKRESTTLLVTVGMCWLSALLHDERAAEPDRSARLFESLGTGSRFDAEIRRFCSAMFGGRVGEAAALLNTMFGVPPEPGEQHPVDLGEVLVLLNALTGSDTEFQHAWSVWQRRCPEGTAVDPQELREAGAMTDYATALELILGDRYGKPSRGSVLCYQKVLRAYNAGEWDTALSLTRHCETDHPPGRGAPARHLSRAIAAEICSERGDHRRAAEWLDRIPRLMAGGHIVAWVRCGVRYRAGDVTTALDEGWQDYLRYRDQGAPAGLERLLGRLVAFALREGDEPRAKALLDELAELDERLGTATSRETLLLMRGVVTRDAELGEQAVRLARVRGAQPQIALGCLLVGTVSPDPQPWLHESYVLAKRFRSTRGRGLAQEVMRERGVTLPRARTRQAPFSTTEIRIIDLVSDGFTNRQIAMTVQVSEKTVESHLTRLFARTGCRSRVELAAASLEGRLLARTGS, encoded by the coding sequence ATGGCCAGGGAACGCGTGACGGTGTTCGGCCGCGACGAGCAGTGGGCGGCGATCGAATCGGCCGTGCAACGGCCAGGTGGCACGTTGCTGATGCTGCGCGGCAAGCCCGGCGAGGGCAAGACCGCGCTGCTGGACGGACTCACCCACGGCTGGCAGCGGCAAGGTCTGCACGTGCTGACCGCCGACGCGGCCGACCACAACGGACTCGGGGCTCTCGACGCCCTGCTCAACGGCGTGCGCGCGCACCTGGAACGCGGCCGGGACCCGCAGCTGCTGGACGCCGTGGCCGCCGCCGCGAAGCGCCGCCGCGACCTGGAGCTCTCCCCGCAGCAGGCGCTGCTGCCGCTGGTGCACGAGCTGGCCCGCACGATCGGCCTGATCGCCGCCCGCGAACGCACCGTGGTGATCATCGAGGACGTGGACCGGTGCGGCCCGCTGCTGGCCGCGGCGCTGCTGCCGCTGGTGCAACGGATCCGCGCGGTGGGCGCGGCAGTGATCACCTCGGCGCGCGCCCAGGACTTCCCCACCGCCGTCCCGGCCCAGCTGAGCAACCTCGCCGAGACCGTGGTGACGCTGTCGCCGCTGTCGGAGTCGAGCATCGCGGCGCTGGCCGCGCGCTGGAGCTCCGCCGCGGGCCGGGCGACCCTGGACCAGACGGTCGTCACCGCGCTGCGCACCGGACTCGGCCCGCTCTACGGCAACCCCGGCACCCTGCTGTCCACCGTGGACGACCTGCACGCCCGCGGCAGGCTGGTGCTGATCGACGAGCACTTCTGCCTCACCCCCGTGCACGAGCCGATCGCGCTGCCAGCCGAGCACGAACTGGTCCACGCGGTGCGCAGCGACGGCGACGGCACCGAACGCGTCGCCTCCGTCATCGCGGCCATCGACCCGGTCGGCGTCGACGACCTGCCGATGCTCACCGCTGCCGCCGCCGTCGGCCTCGACGAATCCGGCCAGGTCCTGGACCGGCTGGTGGAGACCGGAGTGCTCGCCGTCGACGAGCGCGAACGGCTGCGGTTCACGGTGCCCGCGCTGGCCGTGACGCTGCGCCGCCGCGCGGGCGCCAAGCGGCTGCGCGCGCTGCAGACCGCGCTGGCGCGCCGGATGCTCGCCCAGCTCGAACGGGACGTGCCGGTGGACCGCACCAAGCTGGCCGACCACATCGTGCAGGCCGGCCCCGGACTCGACGGGCAGCTCGCCGCCGGGGTGCTCATCGAGGAGGCCGACCGCGCCGCCGCGCACGCCCCCGCCCGCGCCGCCCGCTGGTACCAGGCCGCGCTGCGCCACCTGCCCGCCGAGGACCAGCGCTGGCCGCGGCTGCTGCGCGCCCTGCTGCGGCTGCGGATGTCGCTGGGCCAGTACCGCGAGCTCACCGAGGACGTCAGCCTCGTCGCGCCCGCCGTGCTCGCCGCGCCCTCCTGCGGCGACCAGGACAAGCGGGAGAGCACGACGCTGCTGGTCACCGTCGGGATGTGCTGGCTCTCGGCGCTGCTGCACGACGAGCGCGCCGCCGAACCCGACCGCTCCGCGCGGCTGTTCGAGTCGCTGGGCACCGGTTCCCGGTTCGACGCCGAGATACGCCGGTTCTGCTCGGCGATGTTCGGCGGACGCGTCGGCGAAGCCGCCGCGCTGCTCAACACCATGTTCGGCGTGCCGCCGGAACCGGGCGAGCAGCACCCGGTGGACCTCGGCGAGGTGCTGGTGCTGCTGAACGCGCTCACCGGCAGCGACACCGAGTTCCAGCACGCCTGGTCGGTGTGGCAGCGCCGCTGCCCCGAAGGCACCGCCGTGGACCCGCAGGAACTGCGGGAGGCGGGCGCGATGACGGACTACGCGACCGCGCTGGAACTCATCCTCGGCGACCGCTACGGCAAACCCAGCCGCGGCAGCGTGCTCTGCTACCAGAAGGTGCTGCGCGCCTACAACGCCGGCGAGTGGGACACCGCGCTGTCGCTGACCCGGCACTGCGAGACCGACCACCCGCCGGGCCGCGGCGCCCCCGCCCGGCACCTGTCCCGCGCGATCGCGGCCGAGATCTGCTCCGAACGCGGTGATCACCGCCGCGCCGCCGAATGGCTCGACCGCATCCCCCGGCTGATGGCGGGCGGGCACATCGTGGCGTGGGTGCGCTGCGGCGTCCGCTACCGCGCGGGCGACGTGACCACCGCGCTCGACGAGGGCTGGCAGGACTACCTGCGCTACCGCGACCAGGGCGCCCCCGCCGGGCTGGAACGGCTGCTCGGCAGGCTCGTCGCGTTCGCGCTGCGCGAAGGCGACGAGCCGCGCGCGAAGGCCCTGCTCGACGAGCTCGCCGAACTGGACGAACGGCTCGGCACCGCCACCTCGCGGGAGACGCTGCTGCTGATGCGGGGCGTGGTGACCCGCGACGCCGAACTCGGCGAGCAAGCGGTCCGGCTCGCCCGGGTCCGCGGCGCGCAGCCGCAGATCGCGCTCGGCTGCCTGCTGGTCGGCACGGTCAGCCCCGATCCGCAGCCGTGGCTGCACGAGTCCTACGTGCTGGCGAAGCGCTTCCGCTCCACCCGCGGCCGCGGCCTGGCGCAGGAGGTGATGCGCGAACGCGGCGTCACGCTGCCCCGCGCCCGCACCCGGCAGGCGCCGTTCTCCACCACCGAGATCCGTATCATCGATCTTGTCAGCGACGGTTTCACCAACCGGCAGATCGCGATGACCGTGCAGGTCAGCGAGAAGACCGTGGAAAGCCACCTGACCCGGCTGTTCGCCCGCACGGGCTGCCGCTCGCGGGTGGAACTGGCCGCCGCCTCCCTGGAAGGTCGGCTGCTCGCGCGGACCGGCTCGTGA
- a CDS encoding right-handed parallel beta-helix repeat-containing protein — translation MISVSPAMPGSFRTLTDAVSAAGEGGVISISAGRYEENLVLTKAVTLTAEDGPGTVELVSRQGAAIALAARTATLSGITIRGEDAEQAAIVAGEGRLSLTECTVEAGSWAALYAFGNGTFAMRGCQVRNPEGAGVVVTSAAGSTVEECVFEDLGTSGIVVADQGVLSARGCRTGRSGGNGICLNGQAKITVENVVLSDATKPAIAVEQQASATLHNLAVRGTTGIGAYLATTGEVRLEECAFEDTAADGVLISEQTKATLQQCTVRRASGHGIRTTDGATGSFTETTVAEVAGVGVLLADRTKFDCDRLTISGSDGTALSVTTGTEPVLRRVQVQDCSGTGVEISGTGRARLEHAEIDRCGGVGVLVADSARAEVQGCSVRAAATSGFAVNHTAHAVFEDCDVYRSGADGMFIGQEGQATLDRCRLRSSNANGLHITSSGRAQLTGCEFLENEGDGIRVHTEEEVVVRQCHAKDNGGAGLRQLVPTATLTVTEMSSSGNGFPDAHGTAGGAPTATPPAAAPAQAGSAPAAAQPQQTKAGVSTNSAPLDEMYRLVGLEGVKRDVASLVNLNKMAKRRQEAGLSAPPMSRHLVFAGAPGTGKTTVARLYGAVLAELGVLSSGHLIEVARADLVAQIIGGTAIKTTEAFNTALGGVLFIDEAYTLSSGQGGSGPDFGREAIDTLVKLMEDHRDTVVVIVAGYSKEMKEFMETNPGLESRFSHTIEFANYAADELVTIVRQNCHRHDYQLDESAADALHEHFEKMPKDGTFGNGRTARKTFESMVARQATRLGSMADSSTADLTRLLAEDLPGR, via the coding sequence ATGATCTCGGTCTCCCCGGCCATGCCCGGTAGCTTCCGCACCCTCACCGACGCCGTGTCCGCCGCCGGCGAGGGCGGGGTGATCAGCATCAGCGCCGGGCGTTACGAGGAGAACCTGGTCCTGACCAAGGCCGTCACGCTCACCGCGGAGGACGGGCCGGGGACCGTGGAGCTCGTGTCCCGCCAAGGCGCCGCGATCGCGCTGGCCGCGCGGACCGCGACGCTGTCCGGCATCACCATCCGCGGCGAGGACGCCGAGCAGGCCGCGATCGTCGCCGGCGAGGGCAGGCTCAGCCTCACCGAGTGCACCGTGGAAGCGGGCTCGTGGGCGGCGCTGTACGCGTTCGGCAACGGCACCTTCGCCATGCGCGGCTGCCAGGTGCGCAACCCCGAGGGCGCCGGTGTCGTCGTCACCTCCGCGGCGGGCAGCACCGTCGAGGAGTGCGTGTTCGAAGACCTCGGCACCTCCGGCATCGTCGTCGCCGACCAGGGCGTGCTCTCCGCCCGCGGCTGCCGCACCGGGCGCTCCGGCGGCAACGGGATCTGCCTCAACGGCCAAGCCAAGATCACCGTCGAGAACGTGGTGCTCAGCGACGCCACCAAACCCGCCATCGCCGTGGAGCAGCAGGCCTCGGCCACGCTGCACAACCTCGCGGTCCGCGGCACCACCGGCATCGGCGCCTACCTCGCCACCACCGGCGAGGTGCGGCTGGAGGAGTGCGCGTTCGAGGACACCGCGGCCGACGGGGTGCTCATCTCCGAGCAGACGAAGGCCACGCTGCAGCAGTGCACCGTGCGCCGCGCCTCCGGCCACGGCATCCGCACCACCGACGGCGCCACCGGTTCGTTCACCGAGACCACCGTCGCCGAGGTCGCCGGGGTGGGCGTGCTGCTGGCGGACCGGACGAAGTTCGACTGCGACCGCCTCACCATCAGCGGCAGCGACGGCACCGCGCTCAGCGTCACCACCGGCACCGAGCCGGTGCTGCGCCGCGTGCAGGTGCAGGACTGCTCGGGAACGGGCGTGGAGATCAGCGGCACCGGACGCGCCCGGCTGGAGCACGCGGAGATCGACCGCTGCGGCGGCGTCGGCGTGCTCGTCGCCGACAGCGCCCGCGCCGAAGTCCAGGGGTGCAGCGTGCGGGCCGCCGCCACCTCCGGGTTCGCCGTGAACCACACCGCCCACGCCGTGTTCGAGGACTGCGACGTGTACCGCAGCGGCGCCGACGGGATGTTCATCGGCCAGGAGGGCCAGGCCACCCTGGACCGCTGCCGGCTGCGCTCCAGCAACGCCAACGGCCTGCACATCACCTCCTCCGGCCGCGCGCAGCTCACCGGCTGCGAATTCCTGGAGAACGAGGGCGACGGCATCCGGGTGCACACCGAGGAAGAGGTCGTGGTGCGCCAGTGCCACGCCAAGGACAACGGCGGCGCCGGACTGCGCCAGCTGGTGCCGACGGCGACGCTCACCGTCACCGAGATGTCCAGCAGCGGCAACGGATTCCCCGACGCGCACGGCACCGCCGGGGGCGCGCCGACCGCGACGCCGCCCGCCGCCGCCCCCGCGCAGGCCGGGTCCGCCCCGGCCGCCGCGCAGCCGCAGCAGACGAAGGCCGGGGTCTCCACCAACAGCGCGCCGCTGGACGAGATGTACCGGCTCGTCGGCCTCGAAGGCGTCAAGCGCGACGTGGCCAGCCTGGTGAACCTGAACAAGATGGCCAAGCGCCGCCAGGAAGCCGGGCTGTCCGCGCCGCCGATGAGCCGCCACCTCGTGTTCGCGGGCGCGCCCGGCACCGGCAAGACCACCGTCGCGCGGCTCTACGGCGCGGTGCTCGCCGAACTCGGCGTGCTCAGCTCCGGGCACCTCATCGAGGTCGCCCGCGCGGACCTCGTCGCGCAGATCATCGGCGGTACCGCGATCAAGACCACCGAGGCGTTCAACACCGCGCTCGGCGGCGTGCTGTTCATCGACGAGGCGTACACGCTGAGCTCCGGGCAGGGCGGCTCCGGACCGGACTTCGGCCGGGAGGCCATCGACACGCTGGTGAAGCTCATGGAAGACCACCGCGACACCGTCGTGGTCATCGTCGCCGGGTACTCCAAGGAGATGAAGGAGTTCATGGAGACCAACCCCGGTCTCGAATCCCGGTTCAGCCACACCATCGAGTTCGCCAACTACGCCGCCGACGAACTGGTGACGATCGTGCGCCAGAACTGCCACCGGCACGACTACCAGCTCGACGAGTCCGCGGCCGACGCGCTGCACGAGCACTTCGAGAAGATGCCCAAGGACGGCACGTTCGGCAACGGCCGCACCGCGCGCAAGACCTTCGAGTCGATGGTCGCCCGGCAGGCCACCCGGCTCGGCTCGATGGCCGACTCCTCCACCGCAGACCTCACCCGGCTGCTCGCCGAAGACCTGCCCGGTCGCTGA
- the idi gene encoding isopentenyl-diphosphate Delta-isomerase, with protein MEEVVLLAEDGHAIGTTDKATVHHADTPLHLAFSCYVFNTRGEFLLTQRALSKATWPGVWTNTCCGHPAPGETPRDAVLRRLGEELGTHVPDVELVLPGFRYRAVMGNGIVENEMCPVFRVIADVTTDPNPAEVEAVRWVPWAEFSADVLAGTADVSPWSALQITELTKLGTDPAKWAVGNPADLPPAAREPLRAG; from the coding sequence ATGGAGGAAGTGGTCCTGCTCGCGGAGGACGGGCACGCCATCGGCACCACCGACAAGGCGACCGTGCACCACGCGGACACGCCACTGCACCTGGCGTTCTCCTGCTACGTGTTCAACACGCGCGGTGAGTTCCTGCTGACCCAGCGGGCGTTGAGCAAGGCGACCTGGCCCGGCGTGTGGACGAACACCTGCTGCGGCCACCCCGCGCCCGGCGAAACCCCGCGGGACGCGGTGCTGCGCAGGCTCGGCGAGGAACTCGGCACCCACGTCCCCGACGTCGAACTGGTGCTGCCCGGCTTCCGCTACCGCGCGGTCATGGGCAACGGCATCGTGGAGAACGAGATGTGCCCGGTGTTCCGGGTGATCGCCGACGTCACGACCGACCCCAACCCCGCCGAAGTCGAAGCGGTGCGCTGGGTGCCGTGGGCGGAGTTCTCCGCCGACGTGCTCGCCGGGACCGCGGACGTGTCGCCGTGGAGCGCCCTGCAGATCACCGAACTCACCAAGCTCGGGACGGATCCTGCGAAGTGGGCGGTAGGAAACCCCGCCGACCTGCCCCCCGCGGCTCGTGAGCCTCTTCGGGCTGGTTGA
- a CDS encoding thioesterase II family protein → MTGIADDTGAWIRRFHPAAAPGPRLVCFPHAGGAASYYFPMSKALAPDVEVLAVQYPGRQDRRAEPCLTSVEEIAERALDGLRGWAAEGPLTLFGHSMGASVAFEVARRLEAGGTPVRALFASGRAAPHRTRNEGVHALDDQDFVAALTALDGSTTAVLANEELLRMVMPSLRADYRAAETYTYRPGSDVSCPVVALIGADDPKVTADEASAWQERTSGSFELHTFPGAHFYLNAEAEAVQRVIRKHV, encoded by the coding sequence ATGACGGGGATCGCCGATGACACCGGGGCCTGGATCAGGCGGTTTCACCCGGCTGCCGCTCCGGGGCCGCGGCTGGTGTGCTTCCCGCACGCCGGTGGTGCCGCCTCCTACTACTTCCCGATGTCGAAGGCGCTCGCGCCCGACGTCGAAGTGCTCGCCGTGCAGTACCCGGGCAGGCAGGACCGGCGCGCCGAGCCGTGCCTGACCAGCGTCGAGGAGATCGCCGAGCGGGCGCTCGACGGACTCCGCGGCTGGGCCGCCGAGGGGCCGCTCACCTTGTTCGGGCACAGCATGGGCGCCTCCGTCGCGTTCGAGGTGGCCCGGCGGCTGGAAGCCGGCGGCACGCCCGTGCGGGCGCTGTTCGCCTCCGGACGCGCCGCCCCGCACCGCACCCGCAACGAGGGCGTGCACGCCCTCGACGACCAGGACTTCGTCGCCGCGCTCACCGCGCTCGACGGGAGCACGACGGCGGTGCTGGCGAACGAGGAACTGCTGCGGATGGTCATGCCGTCGCTGCGGGCCGACTACCGCGCCGCGGAGACCTACACCTACCGGCCCGGCTCAGACGTGAGCTGCCCCGTGGTGGCGCTGATCGGCGCGGACGACCCGAAGGTCACCGCGGACGAGGCGAGCGCCTGGCAGGAGCGCACCAGCGGATCATTCGAACTGCACACGTTCCCCGGCGCGCACTTCTACCTGAACGCCGAAGCCGAAGCGGTGCAGCGCGTCATCCGCAAGCACGTGTGA